GCCGGGGCGCTGGCAGGCGAGCGGCACCGGCGGGCGCGAGCTGCTGTGGATGTCGCCGGACGAGCTGCTCCTGCTGCTGCCCTATGGCGAGGCGCGGGCGGCGGCGGCGAAGCTGCAGGCGGCGCTCGACGGGCAGGGCGTGCACGCGCTGGTGCAGGACGTGTCGGACATGCGCATCCGGCTGAGCCTTTCCGGCGCGCATCTGCGCGAGGCGCTGGCCCGGCTGACCCCGGCGGACATGGCGCCCTCGGCGCTGGCCCCCGGCATGTTGCGGCGCACCCGCATCGCGCAGGTGGCCGCGGCGGTGCGCATCGTCTCCGAGACCGAGGCCGAGGTCTTCTGCTTCCGTTCGGTGGCGGACTACGCCTTCCGGCTGCTGAGCGGCGCCGCGAGAAACAGCCACGATTTCGGATATTTCTGAGCGGTTCGACATTGCGCCGGGCGGCCCGCGCCCGTAGCGTCAGCGGCAGTGACCGAGAAGGACAGGGGCGACCGGATGAGACCAATTGCACGTGCCGCCGCCCTGTTGTCCTGCCTGCTTGCGGCACCGGTTTCGGCCGATCAGCACGTCGTCGCGACCGCGCCGGCGCAGAGCCTCGCGGCCAAGGCGATGGTGCCGGCGCAGTCGGTCTCGGCCAGCGCGGTGGGCTTCCTGTGCCTCCTGCGGGTCACCAACAGCCAGAGCTGGGTGCCGCCGGTGGTCTTCATCGCCTATGATCCCGAGAACGGCCGGGTGGTGATCTCGGATCCCATCGCGCTCTTTCACAACGGCGGGCTGCCGGTGCTCGGAAAGCTCGCCATGGACAGCAAGGCGCGGCTCAGCTTCACCTGGGATTACCCGGTGGGGATGAACGCGCAGCAGACGCGCAAGATGCTCTACCGGGCGGGCATCGACAAGGCCACGGGCCGGGTCACGGTGACCGCCATCCCGGCCGGATTCGACGCGATATTCCAGGCAGATGGCCAGTGCGAGGTGCAGAGCCTCAACGAGCTGGCCGCAGAGCCCTGAGTGCGATGGTGCACCATAGTTCGCTTGACCTCGCGTGTGGCAGGTCTAGGAATACACCCAAACTTTACCGACAGGCGAAAGGAAACGCATATGTCCTTTGAACTTCCCGATCTTCCCTATGCCCACGATGCGCTGGCGTCCAAGGGCATGTCCAAGGAAACGCTGGAATATCACCACGACCTGCACCACAACGCCTATGTCACCATGCTCAACAAGCTGGTCGAGGGCACCGAGTGGGCCGGCAAGTCGCTGGAAGAGATCGTCAAGGGCACCTACCAGGCCGGCGCGGTTGCCCAGAACGGCATCTTCAACAACGCCTCGCAGCACTGGAACCACACGCAGTTCTGGGAAATGATGGGCCCGGGCGAGAACGCGCTTCCGGGTGAGCTCGAGAAGGCGATCGCCGAGTCCTTCGGCACCTTCGACAAGTTCAAGGAAGACTTCGCCGCTGCGGGCGCGGGCCAGTTCGGCTCGGGCTGGGCCTGGCTGGTCAAGGACACCGACGGTGGCCTCAAGATCACCAAGACCGAGAACGGCGTGAACCCGCTCTGCTTCGGCCAGACCGCGCTGCTCGGCTGCGACGTGTGGGAGCACTCCTACTACATCGACTTCCGCAACAAGCGCCCGGCGTACCTTGCGAACTTCCTCGACAACCTGGTGAACTGGGAAAACGTGGCCTCGCGCCTGTGATCTCCTGACCAGGGTTGAGTTTGCGACGCCCCGTGCCGAAAGGTGCGGGGCGTCTGCTTTCGGGCGTCTTCCGCCGCGATTCCCGCAGCTTGGGGCGACGCGTCGCTTGCGCTGCCCCGGCGCGCGGCGTAGCACGGGGCGCAGTCCTTGACCGATCGCGGAGGCCCCATGTCCGGCTTTGTCAGTTTCGTCTCCTCCGGCCCCGGAGATCCCGAGTTGCTGACCGTGCGGGCGCTCAAGTGCCTGCAGAAGGCCGATGCGGTGCTCTATGACGATCTCGCCTCGGGGCCGATCCTCGAGCTTTGCGCCGAGGGGACCGAGATGGTCGCCGTCGGCAAGCGCGCCGGATGCCCCTCGCCGAAGCAGGAATTCGTCAGCGCGCTGCTGGTGCAGCACGCGCTTTCGGGCCAGCACGTGGTGCGGCTGAAGTCGGGTGACGCGGGCATCTTCGGACGGCTCGAGGAAGAGATCGCCGCGGTGACCGAGGCGGGGATCCCCTTCGAGGTGGTGCCGGGCGTCACCTCTGCCTCGGCTGCCGCGGCTGCCGCCGCCATGCCGCTCACCCGCCGCCTCACCGCGCGGCGGCTGCAGTTCGTCACCGGCCATGACGTGACCGGCGCGCTGCCCGAGCAGATGAACATGGCCGCGCTCGCCGATCCCGAGGCGGTGACCTGCCTCTACATGGGGCGGCGCACCTTCTCGAAGCTGGCCGAGCGGCTGATCGCCGCCGGGATGCCGCCCGAGACCCCGGCGCTGATGGCCGAGAACGTCAGCAAGGAGGGCCAGCGCATGGTCCATTCGACCGTGGCGGAACTGGGCGAGGCGCTGAAGGAAGCGCCGAGCCGGGCGGTGGTGATGATCCTCTACGGCGCGCTGGCGACGCCGGTGCTGGACGCGGCAGAGCGCATTCCGCCGCGCTGACGCAACGTCGCGACGGCCCGCGCTGGACGAAGCGCGCCGCGCGCGTTTCAACTCCGCCCCGAGGACAAATCGGGAGGAGTATCATGCAGATCGACGCGAAACTTGTGGCCGTGGTGTCGGGCGGCGCCTCGGGGCTGGGGGCCGCCACAGCGGCGCGGCTCGCGGGGCTGGGCGCCAAGGTCACGCTGCTCGACCGGGACGCCGAGCGCGGGCCGGTGACGGCGGCGGAGATCGGCGGGCGGTTCATCGAGACCGACGTGACCGACCCCGCGAGCATCGCCGCGGCGCTGGCGCAGGTCATCGAGGCCGAGGGCGCGCTGCACGTCGCGGTCAGTTGTGCGGGCATCGCGCCGGGGGCCAAGACCGTCTCGCGCGGCGCGCCGCATGACCCGGCGCTTTTCGCCCGGGCGATCGCGATCAATCTCACCGGCACGTTCAACCTCGCCTCGCAGGCGGCGGCGCTGATGGCGAAGAACGACCCGCTCGACGCGGACGGCAGTCGCGGGGTGATCGTCAACACCGCCTCGGTCGCGGCCTACGAGGGGCAGGTGGGGCAGGTGGCCTATGCCGCCTCGAAGGGCGGCGTGGTGGGCATGACCCTGCCCATGGCGCGCGATCTCGCCTCGCTGGGGATCCGCGTCTGCGCCATCGCCCCGGGGCTGTTCCTGACGCCGATGATGCAGGGGCTGCCGCAGGAGGTGCAGGACAGCCTCGGCCAGCAGGTGCCTTTCCCGGCGCGGCTCGGCAACCCGTCGGAATACGCCGCGCTGGTGCAGCACATCGTCGAGAACCCGATGCTGAACGGCGAGGTGATCCGGCTCGACGGCGCGATCCGCATGGCGGCGCGCTGAGCGCATTTGTGCTGGCGCACGGGGCGCATTTGTGCAGGCGCACGGGGCGCATTTGTGCAGGCGCACAGGGCGAGCCGGCCTTTGTGCGCCTGTGCAGGGTGACGGTGCGGGGCGGCGGGACCTATATCGGGGGTCAACACGATCCAGAGGTGCCGCATGACCCGCATTCCCTTCAGCCTGCTCGACCTTTCGCCGGTCCCCGAGGGCAGCACCCCGGCCGAGGCGCTGGCCAACACGCTCGACCTTGCCCGCCACGCCGAGGGCTGGGGCTACAAGCGCTACTGGCTGGCCGAGCACCACAACATGCGCGGCATCGCCTCGGCGGCGACGGCGGTGGTGATCGGGCAGGTGGCGGCGGCGACGAAGACCATCCGCGTCGGCGCGGGCGGCATCATGCTGCCCAACCACGCGCCGCTGGTCATCGCCGAGCAGTTCGGCACGCTGGAAACGCTGTTCCCCGGCCGGATCGACCTCGGCCTCGGCCGCGCGCCGGGCTCGGACCAGGTGACGGCCATGGCGCTGCGCCGCAACATGAGCACCGCCGCCGACCGTTTCCCCGAGGACGTGATCGAGCTCTTGGGCTATTTCCAGGAGGCCGAGGAGCACCAGCCGGTGCTGGCCGTGCCGGGCGAGGGCACGCATGTGCCGGTCTGGATGCTTGGCTCGTCGCTCTATGGCGCGCAGCTGGCGGCGCATCTCGGGCTGCCCTACGCCTTCGCCTCGCATTTCGCGCCCGACGCGCTCGAGCAGGCGATCGACGTCTACCGCACCCGCTTCCAGCCGGGCGTGACCCGCGAACCGCGCTTCATGCTGGCGGCGAACGTCTGGGCCGCTGACACCACCGAGGAGGCGATCCGCATCAAGTCCTCGCAGCAGCAGGCCTTCATCAACCTGCGCACCGGCCGGCCCGGCCGCCTGCCGCGCCCGGTGGCCGACATCGCGGCGCAGACCGATCCGCGCTTCCTT
The Salipiger sp. H15 DNA segment above includes these coding regions:
- a CDS encoding LLM class flavin-dependent oxidoreductase; the encoded protein is MTRIPFSLLDLSPVPEGSTPAEALANTLDLARHAEGWGYKRYWLAEHHNMRGIASAATAVVIGQVAAATKTIRVGAGGIMLPNHAPLVIAEQFGTLETLFPGRIDLGLGRAPGSDQVTAMALRRNMSTAADRFPEDVIELLGYFQEAEEHQPVLAVPGEGTHVPVWMLGSSLYGAQLAAHLGLPYAFASHFAPDALEQAIDVYRTRFQPGVTREPRFMLAANVWAADTTEEAIRIKSSQQQAFINLRTGRPGRLPRPVADIAAQTDPRFLAMANSALRISAVGDRDKVGAELEELIARYQPDELILTGMIHDHAARLKSFEIAAGILGQEKGAATERCA
- a CDS encoding sarcosine oxidase subunit gamma family protein encodes the protein MPETMYEPVSPLMGASSEGALTVRETGPCGMIALRGDLSDPAFAGPVEALARCTLPGRWQASGTGGRELLWMSPDELLLLLPYGEARAAAAKLQAALDGQGVHALVQDVSDMRIRLSLSGAHLREALARLTPADMAPSALAPGMLRRTRIAQVAAAVRIVSETEAEVFCFRSVADYAFRLLSGAARNSHDFGYF
- a CDS encoding SDR family NAD(P)-dependent oxidoreductase — encoded protein: MQIDAKLVAVVSGGASGLGAATAARLAGLGAKVTLLDRDAERGPVTAAEIGGRFIETDVTDPASIAAALAQVIEAEGALHVAVSCAGIAPGAKTVSRGAPHDPALFARAIAINLTGTFNLASQAAALMAKNDPLDADGSRGVIVNTASVAAYEGQVGQVAYAASKGGVVGMTLPMARDLASLGIRVCAIAPGLFLTPMMQGLPQEVQDSLGQQVPFPARLGNPSEYAALVQHIVENPMLNGEVIRLDGAIRMAAR
- a CDS encoding superoxide dismutase — translated: MSFELPDLPYAHDALASKGMSKETLEYHHDLHHNAYVTMLNKLVEGTEWAGKSLEEIVKGTYQAGAVAQNGIFNNASQHWNHTQFWEMMGPGENALPGELEKAIAESFGTFDKFKEDFAAAGAGQFGSGWAWLVKDTDGGLKITKTENGVNPLCFGQTALLGCDVWEHSYYIDFRNKRPAYLANFLDNLVNWENVASRL
- the cobA gene encoding uroporphyrinogen-III C-methyltransferase, which encodes MSGFVSFVSSGPGDPELLTVRALKCLQKADAVLYDDLASGPILELCAEGTEMVAVGKRAGCPSPKQEFVSALLVQHALSGQHVVRLKSGDAGIFGRLEEEIAAVTEAGIPFEVVPGVTSASAAAAAAAMPLTRRLTARRLQFVTGHDVTGALPEQMNMAALADPEAVTCLYMGRRTFSKLAERLIAAGMPPETPALMAENVSKEGQRMVHSTVAELGEALKEAPSRAVVMILYGALATPVLDAAERIPPR